The sequence ATTTTTCCTTTATCTTTTTGATGGTATTTTGTTGGCTTAGAGCAAGCTTATTTTGAGGATTAGTATACAAAGCTTTTTGGTAATTCTCAAGTGCCAAATCATATCTTTTAGCCTTTAAATAGGCTTCCCCAAGACTGTCATAAACATTCCAAGAATCAGGAAAAAGCGTAGCATTTGCCTTAAATATATTAATGGCAGCCTTCGTCCTTTTATCTACATTGAGTATTCTATATGCCAATTCGTTTAAGTATGTTTCCGTAGATGGATATACTTTTAGAATCTCTTTAATGTGTGGTTTTAGTTTGGCAGCAATAAAAGCGCAAGCATCAGCATCTCTGTTAATACCACTCAAATTAAACTGATCTAATATTTTGATGTATTTTGCTACGCTATCTCTTTTAAGTTGAAAATTAATGCTCTCTTGTTTGTTAAACCCAAAACACAAATCATTTTCAAATGAATTTTCGGGAGCAGTCATGCCTGTAAGATAAAAACCTAAAGAAGTAAAATTTTCAATTACATAATTAGTTTTACCATTGGTATAATCGGGAGTATTTTTATTTTGGGTATATCGATACGAGTTAGAAAATTCATTGGTAATAATAATGGTACCATTGGGTTTTAATTTAGTTTTAAGATGCTCTAAAACCATTTTTGTATCCAAGAAGTATATAAAAGCCTTATTAACAATTATTTTATCAAAAAAATTGTTAGGCAAACCTGTATTATTTTCATCTCCCATTACTGTACTAAAGTATTGTTTTTGAGATAGATTGTATTTTACTTCCGTATTTAACTGTTCTTCATTTGACAAAAGACTATCTTCTTTTTGAATATAAAATGTAGTACTATCTTTTACACGAAAATAAAAGCTTTCTAATAAATTATAATCAGTACTAATATCAGCTACAATATCATTATTATTTATTTTATGAATATCATACAATCTCTTAAAATAGTTGTAATTATTATGATTATATTCAGATTTATAACTAGTAAAATTATCTGAAAATATATTTATAATATCCATCGAAATATTATTTGTGTCTTTACTTTGCTGCTTAGACACAAGCTTGTCAATATTTTTTGCTAATATTATATTAGATTTTTGATTTGGTTCTATTTGAAGAACTTTTTGGCAGTGTTTTTTAGCATTAATGTAATCTTTTTTAAAGATATACAATATAATTAAAAGTTTATTATTTTTCAATGCTTCTGGGAATAAAATATCATTTGCTTTTACTATATTTAAGCTTGCATTAATTCGTAATTTCTCTATTATTAAAAAACTGATTGAAGTTAAATATTCTTCTGTATAAGGATATACACGCAGAATAGAATTGATATAAGGTTTAATATTCAAAGCAATTTTTTTAGATAATTTAAGATCCTTATTTACTTTTTTCAAATTAAATTGATCTAACATCTTAATGTACGTTTGTACACTATCCATTTTCAATTTAAAGTCATCACCTTTTTGTTTATTACGTTCAAAGAATAAATCATTTTGTAATGAATTAATGGGAGCTGTCATACCTGTCAAATAAAGACCTGCATCTGTAAAATAATCTATAACAGTAACAGCTTTTTGCCCTCTTACCATACATCCATCATGTATTAGTGTTTGAAATTCATTTGAGAATTTATCAGAAATAATAATAACACCGTTTGGTTTTAATTTTGAAACTAAATCCTTAGCGATAAGTGCGGGGTCTGTAAATTCATGAAAAGCATTATTAATAATTATTTTATCAAAAGTGCCATTAGGTAAATTGGACGCTGTTTTAGTACCAATTGCCATCTTGAAAGTATTAGTTTGTGGCGTGGCACGCACAGACGAATAGTATTTGACCATTTTATTAAATTGGTCAGGATTAAGCAATATTGTATCAATGTCTTGGACATAATAGGTTACGCTATCCGTCATAACAGAATAAATACCTTCCATCCAGCCACTTGCCGCTCCCACTTCTGCCACTACATCTCCTTTTTTAATACCATAAAGCGTCAAATTTTTTCTATATTTTTCACATTCTTCTCTCGAATAAGCAAAGCCGTATTTGAAAGGTCTGCTCGGATTTGTACTAATAATGGCATTAGGATTATCATTTTCGTACTGATATTTTATGTCTTTTGTTTTGACTGTACCGCAGCCAAGCAAAAAAAAGATAGACCAGAAAGTGAAAAGAGAAACGAAAGATGCGTAATTTTTTGCCATTTAATTGTTTTTGTTAGGTGATATTCAAACATCAAAAGTAAGGGTAGCATTGTGATAGTACAAATTATTTTGAAGAAGCTTAACATTACAAAAGAAAGACGCATTGAAATGCGTCTCTATGTGAGATGAACAAAAAACAATCTCGTGCCGTATGTACGATAGGAATTATAACCAACAAAAAAGGCAAACCTCAAAGAGACTTGCCTTTTCATTCAATCTTCTATCAATCTTTATTCATATATTCAAATAGATTCTGCTAAAACCTACTTAAATTCAAAGAAAGTGGCAAGGAGGCGGCGGCAACGATGACACACCGCCCCAAGCCTTACACACACACACATCTCTTAATATAACTACTTATTGGCAATAAGTTTAGATCGCTTCTTGTTTGATTCTCATGTCTTTATGCTGTCTGAAGCGGTTATGCCACGTAAAGGCTTCCTCCAAAATATGAGGCGTATGCCCTCCACGCGCACAGGCAGCCTTAAAATACGACCTAAACTCATCGCGGTATTCAGGGTGTGCGCAATTGTCTATAATCACTTTGGCACGTTCGCGCGGCGCAAGTCCACGCAAATCGGCCAAGCCATTGTCTGTTACCAAAATATCTACGTCGTGTTCGGTGTGGTCGGTATGCGAAACCATCGGCAACACGTGCGAAATACTATTGCCTTTAGATGCCGACTGACACACGAAAATGCTCAAGTAAGCGTTACGCGCAAAGTCGCCCGAACCGCCAATTCCGTTCATCATGTTCGTACCGTTGATGTGCGTAGAATTGACATTGCCGTAAATATCAAACTCAATGGCCGTGTTGATGGCAATAATGCCCAAACGACGGATAATCTCAGCGGCGTTGCTGATGTTCTGTGGACGCAAAACCAAACGATCTTTGTATTGACCAATATTATTTACGACACGGTCATAACATTCTGAAGAAATAGTTATGGAAGAAGCCGATGCAAAAGTCATTTTGCCTGCATCCATCAAATCGAAAGTACTGTCTTGCAACACTTCTGAATACATGGTAAGGTCATGAAAATCACCGTTTGTAAAGCCATTCAGCACGGCATTGGCCACTTTGCCGATGCCCGCTTGCAAAGGCAACAAGGAAGTAGTAAGACGACCTTTTTTTACTTCATAATTGAAAAACTCCAACAAATGCCCTGCGATGGCCGAAGTTTTTTCGTCTGGTGCTACGATTTGGGCGGGACTATCGCGTTCGTGTGTGATGACGATGGCAACAATCTTGTCGGGGTCTAGGGGCAAAGCCGTCGTCCCAATGCGGGTATGTGGCTCAAGCACAGGCAATATTTGACGATGCGGGTAGTTTCCTGCATAAAAAATATCGTGTATGCCTGCCAACTCTACGGGAATAATCGTGTTGATTTCGACAATAATTTGTTTGGCCAAAGCCGCAAAGACAGCAGAGTTGCCGACCGATGTGGTGAGGACTAAACTTCCGTCTTCGTTTATAAGCGTCGCTTCCAATACGGCAATATCTACTTCAGGCAAATGTTTGTTGTTAAGCAGTTCGGCGGTTTCGCCCAAATGTTGGTCAATGAACAAGACTTCACCTTTATTGATGCTATCGCGCAAAATCGGGTCGGCTTGGAAAGGCATACGACGCGAAAGCAAATGCGCATTGGCCAAATTGCCGTCGGTATTGTGGCCTAAAGAAGCTCCCGTAATTAATGAAATCTGTAATTCTTGGGTTTTGGCACGTTGGCCCAAAGCCTGCAAAACGGCTTTGCTGTCGCCCGCTTTAGTAAAACCGCTTGAGCCAACTACCATTTTGTTTTTGATAAGTGCGGCGGCTTCGTCGGCGCTCATCACCCTACTCAAAAGTTCGGGTCTGCGAATTCGTTCCTGATACATGGTTATTTGATATTTAATTAAGTAGTAAAAAAATAGTTAAGAAAAAGTAATATTTGTATGTATATTAACCGTTTATAAAAACTAATTTAATCTCTATTGCAACCTATACGGTTTGGGTTAAAAGCCACCCCGCATAATATTACGGAACATGGTGAAAGACCTGTGTATGTGCGTATTGACGAGTATATAAAATGTCAGCATCACCAAACCCACGCCCACGACCGTGAATATTTCCATGTCGGTTAGCAAAATGCTTTGTTTGAGTACGTCTTTATTGATTTGCTTAATGGCCAAGACTTGCGCTTCGTCGGGCGTAAAACCTTTTTGCACAAAAGCGGCAACCGCGTTTGCAATACGCGTTTGGGTTTCGGCAATGGCAGGATTGACGTATTGTTGGAGCTTGCTGTAATGCTCGCGTTGCAAATACACTTGGACATTTTGCATAATGCTAAACCCTAAGGTTGCGCCCCAGAATCGGCCTGTAACGCCTATCGTGCCCGCATAAGAAGACAGATAGGCAGGCACAGCCGACACCACATACATCACCAATGGAACAAATATGATTCCTACAGAAACCCCCTGTAAAATGTACGGAATCGCTATTTGCTGCAAAGAGACATCGGGCACAAAAAGGAAGGTAAACCACAAGTGTTCAGCAGCTAGCAACCCAAAGCCCAACACAAACAAATGTCGGATATGCGTGTGTTTGGCTAAGGCGTAAGCCGAAAACGTAACCCCTACGATTACCCCAAAAACATTAAGCCATTGAATTTGAGCCACTCTGAGCGGCTCCCAATTCCAAACCGTAGCCATCGTGCTATTGGTAATATTAAGCGTAGCACGCGAAATATAATACAGCACAAAAAGCAAAAAACCTACTCGTAAATTCCTGAACTGAAACACTTTAAAGTCGAAAGTCGGGTGGCGTTCGGCCAGTTGGCGGAGGATAAACACCGACGCACAAACCAGACTCGTAACCGACGCGTAAACGATTTGCTGCGACTCAAACCAATACTTTTTTTCGCCGTACACCAGTACAAACGCCCCCGACAAAATGCCAAGCACCAGTATCACATAACTTGCCCAGTCGAGTGTATTAATCGGGAATTTTTCATAAAAGCGTTTTTCGTTGAAAATCAAGAAAATAAGCCCCATACACACCAACTGAAAGGCCGCCGAAGCGTAAGCCATGTATTTCCATTCGAACCAGTCGAGCAACCAAACGGCCAAGTTCATGACCACAGGCGCAGAGATTAACAAAACGCCATAAGCACAGGAAAAAGCAACAATTACGGCGTTACGACTTTTGAGATTAGACAGTAACAGCAGCCGCAACGGAATCCAAGGCAAAGCCATCAGTACGCCACCGATTACCCTAAAAACTATAAATTGGTAATAGTTTTGGGTAAAAGCAGACAAGAAAATCGTAATGGCGGCCATCAAATAAATGCCCATCAAATACCAACGCGTCGGGAAATATTTGAAAAAGCGGCTTTCGATAAGAATCGTAGCCAAAAACGTTCCGTAAGTAACGCTCAAAGCAAATTGCATATCTTCTGGCTCTACGTCGAAGTAGCTGGACGAATACGTTACATTCGCTGAGTACAAACTCAGCAAAATCATGGAATGTAACATACAGAATATCAGGGCGGCATTCACGAACCAGCGCGGTATCCAATCCCTAAAAACTTGATTGTTTGCCATTGCCTTAGTCTTTTTTGCCTGCCACTACTACCACGTTCATACCCGCACGCAACGCGGCGGTTGTTTTCTCTTCGTCGGCGAGTTTGATACGCACGGGAATACGTTGTTCTATTTTCACGAAATTGCCCGTAGCATTGTCGGGCGGCAGCAACGAAAACCGTGCGCCGCTGGCTGGCGAAATAGATTCTACCACACCATTATATTCCTGATTACCAGTAGCATCAGCCCTAAAAGTAACCTTTTGGCCTACGGCTACAGCGTCTAATTGCGTTTCTTTAAAATTGGCCGTAATCCATTTTTCTTTGCTCACAATCGAAAGCATATTTTGACCTTCTTTGATGAGTTGTCCTTCCTGAAGCGTTCTTCTGCCCACCCAACCATCGTAAGGCGCAGTGATGAACGTGTAAGAATAATACAGCGCGGCATTAGTCAAGGCGGCGTGTTTTAGTTCAATCAGTGCATTTTCGGCAGGCACTTTGGAAGCGGCTTGCGCCGTGTTGAGTTGCGCCTCCACGATGTTGCGTTCTATTTCGGCCTGATGTGCTTTGGCCGACTGGTAAGCGGCTTTTTTATGTTCTAATTCTTGCCCCGAAGTGGCATCGTCTTTAAATAAATTCTCGTAACGCTGAAATTCCAATTGCGTTTCCCAAACGGCAATATTGGCAGCTTCCAACTTTGCTTTGTGTACGGCTACGTCGGCTTTGGTGGTGGCCACGCCTTTTTTAAGCACATCGAGTGTACTAATGGCATTGTCGTAGTCAGCTTGCGCCATGTCGAGTTTGGCTTTGTACTCGCGGTTGTCGATGACCAAAAGCGTGTCGCCTTTGTGTACGAATTGGTTTTCTTGGAAATTAATTTTTTCGATATAACCTGTTACGCGGCTAATGATAGGCGTAACGTATTGTTCTACTTGCGCGTCGTTGGTTTCTTCGTGATTTTGGAAAAAAACAAAAAACCAAACGGCCCACGATAATGCGCCCAACAAAATGAGCCCCGCTATTACGTTGATAACGGTCAAAAATATCTTATTAAGGGTGTGTGTCCTTGCGGCTGTCGTTTTCATTGTATTGCGTAATTTTTTAGCGAGAAGAAGAATCCTGCACGGCCAAACCTGCGGCGTGTAAAAGCTGATAATATTGGTTAATGGCTTCGATGCGAGCAGCCACATAATCGTATTTGGCTTGTAGAAGCGCATTGTCGGCATCTATCATTTCGGTACTGATAGCCAAGCCATTAAGATATTTTTTCTTAACGATTCGGTAATTTTCTTGTGCCTGCGCGATGGCCGTCTGCGTGATAGGAATACGGTCGTTCATCTCTTGGAGCTGCGTGTATTTATCAAAAATCAAATCGCGCGTTTGCTCCTTCAAAGTATTGGTTTTGAGTTTTTTGAGGTTTACTTGTTGATGTGCCGTGTGTACGCGTTTGCGGTTTTTGTACAGATTGGACACACTCCACGAAAGGTCTATGCCTGCCCGTCCCAAGCTGTACAAGTAAGGGTGCGGCGGAAACAAAAACAGCATATAGTTGGGATAATTGTACCCAAACGTCCCAAAGCCGTTGATTTGGGGCATATAACCAGCACGCACATTTTTGAGGTCTATTTCGCTGATATGTTCCTCTTTTTGTGCCATCTGTACTTCTTCTTTGGTCATGGCCGCCATCAAATACGTTTGGTAGTCAGCCACTTGCAAAGGGCTATTCATTACCTGCGCCGTGTCTATCACAAGCGTATCTTCTTCAGGCAACTGCAAAAGCGTGTGCAAACGATGTGTTGCCATGGCTACGCCCCTGCGGTTATTGACCTGCAAAAGTTGCATTTGTGAGAGTTGGAACTGGGCGCGGATAAGTTGGTCGGAAGTTACAACACTGTTTTTGCGCAACGATTGAATTTCGTGCAAACGGTCTTGTTCTTCTTTGATATTTTCGGTCAAAAGCGTTTGCATTTGCAAGAGCTTACAGATATGCAAATAATTGTTAATCACTTCATTATGCACATCTTTTTCCGTTTTTTTGGCCTTTATTTCTGCCAATTCGGCTTGTTGTTCTGCTTTGTGAATAGTGTTTTTGATTTGGCCACCCAAATAAATCGGTACTTTGGCGTTGGCCGTTAGGTCGTATATTTCTCGAATAGTATGGATAAATGTCCCTTCGCTGTTCAGGCCGTTTGGATATTCCATCATGTTGCTCATCAGGGCATAAGAGCCGTGCAAATCCACGTTGGGCAACTTGTCGTCTTTCTTTTCCGCTACGATTTCCTCGCTAATTTCTTTTTCCAACACAGCCGTCCGAACGTTTAGGTTCTGTTGGCTTGCCAATTGGAGGGCTTCGGCTAAGCTGATTTTCCGAATGTTTTTTAAATTGTTAGTAGTGTTTGCAATGGCTTTCGATTGATAAAAGGCCGAGTTAATCATAATAACCGCCACAAAACCAGCAACTTGCCAGTATTGTGGCCGCCTACTGCGACTTGTCATGTGTACGTTTCTTTGTTTTGTTTTGCAAAGTTCCGTACTTTACGCCTGTGTTAAATATTGCCTAAAGCCAAAGATTTATTCATTCCTGCCAATGTCAAAATATTATCTTACGGAAGTGGATAAAGAACCGCACACCGTATATTGTCGCCACGATTTGATGGGCGAACGCGTACTGAAAGCGCACCAGCACGCCAAAGGGCAATTTTTATATACAGAAGGCGGCATCGTGCATATCAAGACGGACGAAAAAACATATTTTTTGCCTGCACGCCATTATATCTGGATTCCGCCAAACACAATGCACACGATTCGCACCACATCCGTAGAAGCCACCATGCGCAACCTCTATTTTGAGGTGCAGGACACGGACAGCGACTTTTTCAGGCACACGGGTATTTATCCCGTCAATGATTTGTTGTTCGAAATGCTACTTTATACGCACCGCTGGACAGGCGACATTTCGCCCCAAAACAATGCGGCGGGCTACGCTTTTACCACTGCCATCAAAGCCATTTTGCCCGAAATGAGCAGTTATAGTTTACCGCTTTCGCTGCCCTACCCCACCGACGCACGGCTGGAAAATATCGTGGATTACATGAGCAAAAATTTACATGAGCAAGTAACGTTTTCGCATTTGGCTAAGCAATTTGGCTTTAGTGAAAGGTCTTTGGCGCGACTTTTCCATAAAGACGTAGATATGTCGTTTGTGCAGTTTTTCACGCTGCAACGAATGCTCAAAGCCCTTGAGTATTTGTTGGAAGAGAAGAAAAATGTCAATGAAGTGGCTTTTTTGGTCGGCTATAATAGTGTTCCGACGTTTAGCAACACATTTCAGAAAGTAATCGGCCTGCGCCCTTCCGAATACATCAAACTGCGGGGCGTGCAAGACTAAAAATAAAAACCCCATGCCAAGCAATAAGCATGACATGGGGTTTTCTTTTTAAAGATTTTTCATCTAACAAAATTAGATAATCAGCATCGCATCGCCGTAGCTAAAGAAACGATATTTTTCTTTGATAGCTTCTTGATACGCATTCATTACTTTGTCATAACCACCAAAAGCACAAGCCATCATCAAAAGTGTAGATTCTGGCATGTGAAAATTGGTAATCAAGGCGTTAGCAATTTTAAAATCATACGGAGGGAAAATAAAACGGTCTGTCCAGCCTTCGTTCGGTTTGAGGCGAGCATTAGCCGACACCGACGACTCCAACGCACGCAAAGTAGTGGTACCCACCGCACAAACGCGTTTTTTGACATCAAGCGAAGCGTTTACTTTATCGGCGGTTACTTCAGGCACTTTAAAGTTTTCCGATTCGGGTTTGTGTTTGGTCAAATCCTCCACTTCTACTTTTTTGAACGTACCCAAGCCCACGTGCAAAGTAATTGGCGTAATGTCCACCCCTTTCAATTCCAAGCGTTTCATTACTTGGCGCGTGAAGTGCATACCCGCCGATGGCGCAGCCACCGCACCCGTATGTTGCGCATAAATCGTTTGGTAACGGTCGCGGTCGGCGGCCTCTACCTTGCGACGAATTTGCGGCGGAAGTGGCGTTTCGCCCAAAGCGTCAAGGGTTTTATAAAATTCGTCGTCCGAGCCATCGTACAAAAAGCGAATAGTGCGGCCACGTGAAGTAGTGTTGTCAATTACTTCAGCCACCAAATCACTATCACCGAAATATAACTTGTTACCCACACGGATTTTACGTGCAGGATCCACAATTACGTCCCAAAGATGATATTCTTTGTTTAGTTCGCGCAACAAAGATACTTCGATCTTTGCGCCTGTTTTTTCTTTATTTCCGTAAAGACGAGCTGGGAAAACTTTGGTATCGTTAAGTACCATTACATCGCCTTCATTAAAATATTCAATAATGTCTTTAAAAACTTTATGCTCAATTTTTCCTGTTTGGCGGTGCAACACCAACATACGGGCTTCATCGCGGTTCTCGTTCGGATAGAGGGCTATCAGATCCGAAGGGAGATTAAACTTAAATTCGGAAAGTTTCATATGTATTTTTTGATATTTCTATGTAGCTAATCGCCTTTTCAAAAAAGAACCGCAAATATAGCAAATTTCA is a genomic window of Flexibacter flexilis DSM 6793 containing:
- a CDS encoding TolC family protein; this translates as MTSRSRRPQYWQVAGFVAVIMINSAFYQSKAIANTTNNLKNIRKISLAEALQLASQQNLNVRTAVLEKEISEEIVAEKKDDKLPNVDLHGSYALMSNMMEYPNGLNSEGTFIHTIREIYDLTANAKVPIYLGGQIKNTIHKAEQQAELAEIKAKKTEKDVHNEVINNYLHICKLLQMQTLLTENIKEEQDRLHEIQSLRKNSVVTSDQLIRAQFQLSQMQLLQVNNRRGVAMATHRLHTLLQLPEEDTLVIDTAQVMNSPLQVADYQTYLMAAMTKEEVQMAQKEEHISEIDLKNVRAGYMPQINGFGTFGYNYPNYMLFLFPPHPYLYSLGRAGIDLSWSVSNLYKNRKRVHTAHQQVNLKKLKTNTLKEQTRDLIFDKYTQLQEMNDRIPITQTAIAQAQENYRIVKKKYLNGLAISTEMIDADNALLQAKYDYVAARIEAINQYYQLLHAAGLAVQDSSSR
- a CDS encoding AraC family transcriptional regulator — protein: MSKYYLTEVDKEPHTVYCRHDLMGERVLKAHQHAKGQFLYTEGGIVHIKTDEKTYFLPARHYIWIPPNTMHTIRTTSVEATMRNLYFEVQDTDSDFFRHTGIYPVNDLLFEMLLYTHRWTGDISPQNNAAGYAFTTAIKAILPEMSSYSLPLSLPYPTDARLENIVDYMSKNLHEQVTFSHLAKQFGFSERSLARLFHKDVDMSFVQFFTLQRMLKALEYLLEEKKNVNEVAFLVGYNSVPTFSNTFQKVIGLRPSEYIKLRGVQD
- a CDS encoding HlyD family secretion protein gives rise to the protein MKTTAARTHTLNKIFLTVINVIAGLILLGALSWAVWFFVFFQNHEETNDAQVEQYVTPIISRVTGYIEKINFQENQFVHKGDTLLVIDNREYKAKLDMAQADYDNAISTLDVLKKGVATTKADVAVHKAKLEAANIAVWETQLEFQRYENLFKDDATSGQELEHKKAAYQSAKAHQAEIERNIVEAQLNTAQAASKVPAENALIELKHAALTNAALYYSYTFITAPYDGWVGRRTLQEGQLIKEGQNMLSIVSKEKWITANFKETQLDAVAVGQKVTFRADATGNQEYNGVVESISPASGARFSLLPPDNATGNFVKIEQRIPVRIKLADEEKTTAALRAGMNVVVVAGKKD
- a CDS encoding MFS transporter: MANNQVFRDWIPRWFVNAALIFCMLHSMILLSLYSANVTYSSSYFDVEPEDMQFALSVTYGTFLATILIESRFFKYFPTRWYLMGIYLMAAITIFLSAFTQNYYQFIVFRVIGGVLMALPWIPLRLLLLSNLKSRNAVIVAFSCAYGVLLISAPVVMNLAVWLLDWFEWKYMAYASAAFQLVCMGLIFLIFNEKRFYEKFPINTLDWASYVILVLGILSGAFVLVYGEKKYWFESQQIVYASVTSLVCASVFILRQLAERHPTFDFKVFQFRNLRVGFLLFVLYYISRATLNITNSTMATVWNWEPLRVAQIQWLNVFGVIVGVTFSAYALAKHTHIRHLFVLGFGLLAAEHLWFTFLFVPDVSLQQIAIPYILQGVSVGIIFVPLVMYVVSAVPAYLSSYAGTIGVTGRFWGATLGFSIMQNVQVYLQREHYSKLQQYVNPAIAETQTRIANAVAAFVQKGFTPDEAQVLAIKQINKDVLKQSILLTDMEIFTVVGVGLVMLTFYILVNTHIHRSFTMFRNIMRGGF
- the queA gene encoding tRNA preQ1(34) S-adenosylmethionine ribosyltransferase-isomerase QueA encodes the protein MKLSEFKFNLPSDLIALYPNENRDEARMLVLHRQTGKIEHKVFKDIIEYFNEGDVMVLNDTKVFPARLYGNKEKTGAKIEVSLLRELNKEYHLWDVIVDPARKIRVGNKLYFGDSDLVAEVIDNTTSRGRTIRFLYDGSDDEFYKTLDALGETPLPPQIRRKVEAADRDRYQTIYAQHTGAVAAPSAGMHFTRQVMKRLELKGVDITPITLHVGLGTFKKVEVEDLTKHKPESENFKVPEVTADKVNASLDVKKRVCAVGTTTLRALESSVSANARLKPNEGWTDRFIFPPYDFKIANALITNFHMPESTLLMMACAFGGYDKVMNAYQEAIKEKYRFFSYGDAMLII
- a CDS encoding methyltransferase domain-containing protein; the protein is MAKNYASFVSLFTFWSIFFLLGCGTVKTKDIKYQYENDNPNAIISTNPSRPFKYGFAYSREECEKYRKNLTLYGIKKGDVVAEVGAASGWMEGIYSVMTDSVTYYVQDIDTILLNPDQFNKMVKYYSSVRATPQTNTFKMAIGTKTASNLPNGTFDKIIINNAFHEFTDPALIAKDLVSKLKPNGVIIISDKFSNEFQTLIHDGCMVRGQKAVTVIDYFTDAGLYLTGMTAPINSLQNDLFFERNKQKGDDFKLKMDSVQTYIKMLDQFNLKKVNKDLKLSKKIALNIKPYINSILRVYPYTEEYLTSISFLIIEKLRINASLNIVKANDILFPEALKNNKLLIILYIFKKDYINAKKHCQKVLQIEPNQKSNIILAKNIDKLVSKQQSKDTNNISMDIINIFSDNFTSYKSEYNHNNYNYFKRLYDIHKINNNDIVADISTDYNLLESFYFRVKDSTTFYIQKEDSLLSNEEQLNTEVKYNLSQKQYFSTVMGDENNTGLPNNFFDKIIVNKAFIYFLDTKMVLEHLKTKLKPNGTIIITNEFSNSYRYTQNKNTPDYTNGKTNYVIENFTSLGFYLTGMTAPENSFENDLCFGFNKQESINFQLKRDSVAKYIKILDQFNLSGINRDADACAFIAAKLKPHIKEILKVYPSTETYLNELAYRILNVDKRTKAAINIFKANATLFPDSWNVYDSLGEAYLKAKRYDLALENYQKALYTNPQNKLALSQQNTIKKIKEKLK
- a CDS encoding succinate CoA transferase; the protein is MYQERIRRPELLSRVMSADEAAALIKNKMVVGSSGFTKAGDSKAVLQALGQRAKTQELQISLITGASLGHNTDGNLANAHLLSRRMPFQADPILRDSINKGEVLFIDQHLGETAELLNNKHLPEVDIAVLEATLINEDGSLVLTTSVGNSAVFAALAKQIIVEINTIIPVELAGIHDIFYAGNYPHRQILPVLEPHTRIGTTALPLDPDKIVAIVITHERDSPAQIVAPDEKTSAIAGHLLEFFNYEVKKGRLTTSLLPLQAGIGKVANAVLNGFTNGDFHDLTMYSEVLQDSTFDLMDAGKMTFASASSITISSECYDRVVNNIGQYKDRLVLRPQNISNAAEIIRRLGIIAINTAIEFDIYGNVNSTHINGTNMMNGIGGSGDFARNAYLSIFVCQSASKGNSISHVLPMVSHTDHTEHDVDILVTDNGLADLRGLAPRERAKVIIDNCAHPEYRDEFRSYFKAACARGGHTPHILEEAFTWHNRFRQHKDMRIKQEAI